A DNA window from Flavisolibacter ginsenosidimutans contains the following coding sequences:
- a CDS encoding ROK family protein, producing MAKKAAYKRNIIKQLYFGSPLSCADISVLTDKSLPVAAKVLNELIEEGSVVETGYASSTGGRRPATYSLRPDLMYVVSVAMDQLICRMAVVNMHNQIVGDVEKIELTLPNNPNSLKELKEHLQNFIANAGVPKEKIAGVGIGMPGFVDVKKGVNHSFLKSNEGDIVSFLEAGLDLPVVIDNDSSLIALAELRLGAARNKETAMVINISWGVGLGMILNGKLFRGFNGFAGEFSHIPLFTNNKMCSCGKSGCLETETSLLVIVEKARQGINAGKLTGLKNLSFEHPEETANAIIEAAVKGDKFAVELFSEIGYNIGRGVAILIHLLNPELVVLSGRGSGAGKLWLAPIQQAINEHCIPKIAENTTVQVSVLGHQAEIIGAAALVMENFDSLNTLPDKSSVDHLLA from the coding sequence ATGGCGAAAAAAGCTGCTTATAAACGAAACATCATCAAGCAACTTTACTTTGGTAGCCCGCTTTCCTGTGCCGACATCAGCGTTTTAACGGACAAAAGCCTTCCTGTGGCGGCAAAGGTTTTGAACGAGTTGATCGAGGAAGGCAGCGTTGTTGAAACCGGCTATGCTTCTTCAACCGGTGGGCGCCGGCCGGCAACCTATTCGCTCCGTCCCGACCTGATGTACGTGGTATCAGTGGCGATGGATCAATTGATTTGCCGCATGGCGGTGGTGAACATGCACAACCAAATTGTTGGCGATGTAGAGAAGATTGAACTGACGCTTCCCAACAATCCCAATTCGCTCAAAGAATTAAAAGAACACCTTCAAAACTTTATCGCCAATGCCGGTGTTCCCAAAGAAAAAATTGCGGGTGTGGGCATTGGCATGCCCGGCTTCGTGGACGTAAAAAAAGGAGTGAACCACTCTTTTTTGAAATCGAACGAGGGAGACATTGTTAGCTTTTTGGAAGCCGGACTCGATTTGCCGGTTGTAATTGACAACGACTCCAGCCTGATTGCGCTGGCCGAACTGCGGCTTGGCGCCGCCAGGAACAAAGAAACCGCGATGGTCATTAACATAAGTTGGGGCGTTGGTCTCGGAATGATCCTCAACGGAAAATTGTTTCGGGGCTTCAACGGCTTTGCCGGTGAGTTTAGCCACATTCCGCTTTTCACCAACAACAAAATGTGCAGTTGCGGCAAAAGCGGTTGCCTCGAAACGGAAACGTCACTTTTGGTGATTGTTGAAAAGGCCAGGCAGGGCATTAATGCAGGGAAGCTTACAGGCCTTAAAAACCTGTCTTTTGAACACCCGGAAGAGACGGCCAATGCCATCATTGAGGCCGCAGTAAAAGGCGACAAGTTTGCCGTGGAGCTTTTTTCAGAAATTGGTTACAACATTGGCCGCGGCGTGGCCATTCTCATTCATTTGCTAAATCCCGAGCTTGTGGTGCTCAGCGGCCGCGGTTCCGGCGCCGGAAAATTATGGCTGGCGCCTATTCAACAGGCCATTAACGAGCACTGCATTCCCAAGATTGCCGAGAACACAACGGTGCAGGTTTCCGTCCTTGGACACCAGGCGGAGATCATTGGCGCTGCGGCTCTCGTCATGGAAAACTTTGATTCGTTAAATACCCTCCCTGATAAATCTTCAGTTGATCATTTGCTTGCTTAA
- a CDS encoding SusC/RagA family TonB-linked outer membrane protein, giving the protein MKKVTSRFLLCLLLSFCVGLVSAQQKKVTGTVKDEKGNPVAGATYHIKGTNISGATDDNGNFIVNVNGANAVLEFTSVNFNAKEVAVGQNNALNVTLESKAGSLNEVVVTALGVSKQNKRLGYAVTTVKGDELTRTNTVNPITALQGKVAGVNINVMSAGGVQTSPFIQIRGAKVLGKPGQNSNQPIFVVDGTVMENNVFDADNPDGGSQLKNLNPDDYESITVLKGAAATTLYGSRGINGAIVIVTKKGRAGQGLGIEFNSTYQTQDIYQAPMAFQNLYGQGSWSAAEGNFRPDGTMIQTMGSWGPRMDGSLHPAVSNYDKKVPYSPQPDNWKIFYQNGKYVNNNIALSGGSDKFGYRFSYSNNYTKGMLPHNDLRRNAFDFKMNGQLNKVFSTEFGLAYANTGARNFYSQGRYFYSGGQNLGFNTYYLPRNIDTKDWYATYRAADNTADYTHAYGNLSAVVNAFSRFDKNNFYRNENSLIGFTQLKAQVAPWLDFSARANVNYYKISTEEKDLGNDTYNKGGYYGVGGSYSTDYTLLFMGHATKALMHDDLTADFRLVNEIYGNRLGESYSAHTNGGLSVPNQFFLGNSVNNIQSAYAYSLNKPSKLTVGLAGILNLNYKRFLNLEITGRNDWLSTLTYPYAVIGGQNNYTVFYPSVNASYSFYDHLQKSMPSWLSSGRVRASLAYVGNSGIAGAYATGSGYVPATIYNQNGQSVGVATQYRANIKPNLNLKPQVQRSIELGTAFGMFNERLNVDFAWYKTNTFDQLLELGGVPETGYNTVFVNAGNIQNKGWELLLSGSPIRNKNWGLDLSVNMAQNRSKIVEFGNNIKEWELSGGYDGANVYAYEGGDFGVLVSDSWASIKHDAKTGLPLVTVGGRNTSTNTLDKRDFQLYEYVYNSDADGRAKIGKVEPTLTGGVTGTLRYKNFSLFTQVDGRFGGWVYSEALNYAMAQGTPEATLQFRDAEHGGVARTDSYNGKTRYDGAIPNVVFAQGEKSPLRPGTDIGGMTFREAYDKGLVEPWKASAYYVYSFGWGTNVNSINNISTAKNSWVMLREISLGYRLPANILGHTFLKGARISVSARNIGYLYKTLPGGQNPEALQSNDPFRPYITGGVPFSRSYSATLNISL; this is encoded by the coding sequence ATGAAAAAAGTGACCTCGCGGTTCTTGCTTTGCCTGTTGCTGAGTTTTTGTGTAGGCCTTGTGTCAGCACAACAAAAAAAAGTAACGGGTACGGTAAAGGATGAAAAAGGCAATCCCGTTGCCGGCGCTACTTACCACATCAAAGGCACCAACATTTCCGGCGCTACCGATGACAACGGAAACTTCATCGTTAATGTAAACGGCGCCAACGCCGTACTGGAATTTACCTCGGTTAATTTCAACGCCAAGGAAGTGGCCGTTGGGCAAAACAATGCGTTAAACGTTACGCTGGAAAGCAAAGCCGGCAGCCTGAACGAAGTTGTAGTGACGGCGCTCGGTGTGAGCAAACAAAACAAACGCCTGGGTTATGCGGTTACCACCGTAAAAGGCGATGAACTGACACGCACCAATACCGTCAACCCCATTACGGCCCTGCAGGGAAAAGTTGCGGGTGTAAACATCAACGTCATGTCGGCCGGCGGCGTACAAACTTCTCCCTTCATTCAAATCCGCGGCGCCAAAGTGTTGGGCAAGCCTGGGCAAAATTCCAACCAGCCCATTTTTGTGGTGGATGGAACCGTTATGGAAAACAACGTTTTTGATGCGGACAATCCGGACGGTGGTTCGCAACTGAAAAACCTCAACCCCGACGATTATGAATCCATTACCGTGTTGAAAGGCGCGGCGGCTACAACCTTATATGGTTCACGCGGCATCAACGGCGCCATTGTTATCGTTACCAAAAAAGGACGAGCCGGACAAGGTTTGGGCATTGAATTCAACTCTACTTACCAAACGCAGGATATTTACCAGGCACCAATGGCTTTCCAAAACCTTTACGGTCAGGGAAGCTGGTCGGCAGCCGAAGGCAATTTCCGTCCGGACGGAACCATGATTCAAACCATGGGAAGCTGGGGGCCAAGAATGGACGGCAGCCTGCACCCGGCCGTTTCCAATTACGACAAAAAAGTTCCGTATTCACCCCAGCCCGATAACTGGAAGATTTTTTACCAGAACGGCAAGTACGTGAACAACAACATAGCGCTGAGTGGCGGCTCCGATAAATTCGGCTACCGTTTTTCTTACTCCAATAACTATACGAAAGGCATGTTGCCGCACAACGACCTGCGCCGCAACGCCTTTGATTTTAAAATGAACGGGCAGTTGAACAAAGTGTTTTCAACGGAGTTTGGTTTGGCTTATGCCAATACCGGCGCCCGCAATTTTTACTCGCAGGGCCGGTACTTCTACAGCGGTGGACAGAACCTTGGTTTTAACACCTATTACCTGCCGCGTAACATTGACACGAAAGATTGGTACGCCACGTACAGGGCAGCAGACAACACGGCTGACTATACCCATGCTTACGGAAACCTTTCCGCGGTTGTGAACGCCTTCTCCCGCTTTGACAAAAACAATTTTTACCGTAACGAAAATTCACTCATTGGGTTTACGCAGTTAAAAGCGCAAGTAGCGCCCTGGCTTGATTTCTCGGCAAGAGCGAATGTGAATTATTACAAAATCTCCACCGAAGAGAAAGACCTTGGTAACGATACTTACAACAAGGGTGGATATTACGGCGTTGGCGGAAGCTATTCAACCGACTACACCTTGTTGTTCATGGGCCATGCCACCAAAGCACTCATGCACGATGATTTGACGGCAGACTTCCGCCTGGTGAACGAAATTTACGGCAACCGTTTGGGCGAATCGTACAGTGCTCATACAAACGGCGGCCTGAGCGTACCCAATCAATTCTTTCTCGGAAATTCGGTCAACAATATTCAAAGTGCGTACGCTTACAGCCTGAATAAACCCTCAAAGCTGACGGTGGGTTTGGCGGGCATCTTAAACCTGAATTACAAACGCTTTCTGAACCTTGAGATCACGGGGCGGAACGATTGGCTAAGTACACTTACTTACCCGTATGCGGTAATTGGCGGGCAGAACAACTACACCGTTTTCTATCCTTCCGTCAACGCTTCGTATTCGTTTTACGATCACTTGCAGAAAAGCATGCCTTCCTGGCTTTCTTCCGGACGTGTACGGGCATCGCTTGCCTACGTGGGCAACTCGGGTATTGCAGGTGCTTACGCAACGGGAAGCGGTTATGTTCCGGCCACCATCTACAACCAGAACGGACAGTCGGTGGGGGTGGCAACACAATACCGCGCCAACATCAAACCAAACCTGAACCTGAAACCGCAAGTACAGCGCTCTATCGAACTGGGTACTGCTTTTGGAATGTTTAACGAACGACTGAACGTTGATTTTGCCTGGTATAAAACCAACACCTTCGACCAGCTTCTGGAACTTGGCGGTGTTCCTGAAACCGGCTACAACACGGTCTTTGTCAATGCGGGCAACATTCAAAACAAAGGATGGGAATTGTTGTTGAGCGGCTCACCCATCCGCAACAAAAACTGGGGACTTGACCTGAGCGTAAACATGGCGCAAAACCGCAGCAAGATTGTGGAATTTGGAAACAACATTAAAGAATGGGAACTGAGCGGCGGCTACGATGGCGCCAACGTGTACGCTTACGAAGGCGGCGATTTTGGCGTGCTTGTATCCGATTCTTGGGCCTCCATCAAACACGACGCAAAGACAGGATTGCCACTGGTTACCGTTGGCGGCAGAAACACCAGCACCAACACACTTGACAAACGTGATTTTCAACTGTACGAATACGTGTACAATTCCGACGCCGACGGCCGCGCAAAAATCGGAAAGGTAGAACCTACCCTTACGGGCGGTGTTACCGGTACGCTGCGCTACAAAAACTTCTCTTTGTTTACGCAGGTTGACGGACGGTTTGGCGGCTGGGTTTATTCCGAAGCGCTCAACTACGCGATGGCGCAAGGCACACCCGAAGCCACGCTTCAGTTTAGAGACGCGGAACACGGCGGCGTGGCCCGTACGGACTCGTACAACGGCAAAACGCGTTATGATGGCGCCATTCCGAACGTGGTGTTTGCGCAAGGAGAAAAGAGCCCTCTTCGTCCGGGTACCGATATCGGCGGCATGACCTTCCGCGAGGCTTACGACAAAGGGTTGGTTGAACCCTGGAAAGCTTCGGCTTACTACGTGTACTCCTTTGGCTGGGGCACAAACGTCAACAGCATAAACAACATCAGCACGGCCAAAAACTCATGGGTTATGTTGCGTGAGATTTCCTTGGGCTATCGCCTTCCGGCCAATATTTTGGGACATACATTTTTGAAAGGAGCCCGCATCAGCGTATCGGCCCGCAACATTGGTTATTTGTACAAAACACTGCCCGGCGGACAGAATCCTGAAGCGTTGCAAAGCAACGATCCCTTCCGTCCGTACATCACCGGCGGCGTTCCTTTCTCCCGCAGCTATTCGGCTACGTTGAACATTTCTCTCTAA
- a CDS encoding SusD/RagB family nutrient-binding outer membrane lipoprotein yields MKKINKYVLGLLTVAALSQSCKKTMIEMNTNPNLLNDAAPEYLFTGATQDLGMGSRDRTAKKYGTTMTWMQYVVPEGISSDALTKYYWKSSTAPTQGPVPGFPYYDDYFSSVGRDMNRIIEKIDNMPAADKDRYKGLRAVCQTVDVFHAWRVADIYGALPYSQAFQPEKYPLPAYDYNWDLYKVFDAKLKAAATALAAAGADQLVLGNQDMFYGGDYSKWLGFANSLRIKIAQRYEKRDPAQLASVLTDIAANFGGKIMAANDGSFAVNNTRDWNNNVDDINVILFSYNASFPFVEHLKATADPRIKFMLRENDMGANSKQYRRVQQLGTAQAQADLLLPENNVRYWGKHATPESAGNTSYGATGGNRFKTFNLTGTNGNQTLGFQSAIQSRLFIKNGGFGGFDARSSKDLMHDDETYVDGSTIKMKTYLISYPDVCFMMAEIAAKGGNGLGKSAEEWYRAGIAASFDLYKTMAVATGVPNASAVTLGTFATTVPYQGLPSIYTQEWVNNLLTPDEAWATWKRTGYPQFTDVRPGSNGQIGTSSIAYLENLWDGSENLQIVRRDALRMTSSLNQQNYVTAVETQKTKDPSYGVSATDTKGRIWWDKQ; encoded by the coding sequence ATGAAAAAAATCAATAAATATGTTTTGGGGTTGTTGACGGTTGCGGCACTCTCACAATCGTGCAAGAAAACCATGATTGAGATGAACACCAATCCCAACCTCCTGAACGATGCTGCGCCGGAGTACCTGTTTACCGGTGCGACGCAGGACCTGGGCATGGGCTCACGTGACAGAACCGCAAAGAAATACGGAACCACCATGACTTGGATGCAGTACGTGGTGCCCGAAGGCATTAGCTCCGACGCCCTGACGAAATATTATTGGAAATCGTCAACGGCGCCCACGCAAGGGCCGGTTCCGGGTTTCCCGTATTACGATGATTATTTCAGCAGCGTGGGACGCGACATGAACCGCATCATCGAGAAAATTGACAACATGCCCGCCGCCGATAAAGATCGCTACAAAGGCTTGCGTGCCGTTTGCCAAACGGTGGACGTGTTTCACGCCTGGCGGGTGGCCGATATTTACGGCGCCCTGCCTTACAGCCAGGCTTTTCAACCAGAAAAATACCCCCTGCCGGCGTATGATTACAACTGGGACCTGTACAAGGTTTTTGACGCAAAGCTGAAAGCCGCGGCAACGGCACTGGCAGCCGCAGGAGCAGACCAGTTAGTGTTGGGTAACCAGGATATGTTTTACGGCGGCGATTACAGCAAATGGCTGGGATTTGCCAACAGTTTGCGTATTAAGATTGCGCAGCGTTACGAGAAAAGAGACCCGGCACAACTGGCGTCGGTCTTGACGGACATTGCCGCAAATTTTGGCGGAAAGATCATGGCTGCCAACGACGGTTCGTTTGCTGTGAACAACACAAGAGACTGGAACAACAACGTGGACGACATCAACGTCATCCTGTTTAGCTACAACGCTTCTTTTCCTTTTGTTGAACACCTGAAAGCAACTGCCGACCCGCGCATCAAATTCATGCTTCGCGAAAACGACATGGGCGCCAATTCGAAGCAATACAGAAGAGTGCAGCAGTTGGGCACGGCGCAAGCGCAAGCCGACTTGCTGCTCCCCGAAAACAACGTGCGTTACTGGGGTAAACACGCAACGCCGGAATCAGCCGGAAATACAAGCTACGGCGCGACAGGCGGCAACCGTTTCAAAACCTTCAACCTGACGGGAACAAACGGCAACCAGACGCTTGGTTTTCAATCGGCCATTCAATCGCGTTTGTTCATCAAGAACGGCGGCTTTGGTGGTTTTGATGCCCGTTCTTCCAAAGACTTGATGCACGACGACGAAACCTACGTTGACGGATCAACCATCAAGATGAAAACCTATTTGATTTCTTATCCCGATGTGTGCTTTATGATGGCGGAGATTGCGGCCAAAGGCGGAAACGGTCTTGGCAAATCGGCTGAAGAATGGTACCGCGCAGGCATTGCCGCTTCCTTTGATTTGTACAAAACGATGGCCGTGGCAACGGGGGTGCCCAATGCCAGCGCCGTTACACTGGGAACCTTTGCCACTACCGTTCCTTACCAGGGACTGCCCAGCATCTACACACAGGAATGGGTAAATAATTTATTAACTCCCGACGAAGCCTGGGCTACGTGGAAGCGCACCGGTTACCCGCAATTTACCGACGTGCGCCCCGGCAGCAACGGACAGATTGGGACGAGCAGCATTGCCTATTTGGAAAACCTCTGGGACGGCAGCGAGAACCTGCAGATCGTCCGTCGTGATGCGCTGAGAATGACCTCCAGCCTGAACCAACAGAATTACGTGACAGCCGTCGAAACACAAAAAACAAAAGATCCTTCCTACGGCGTTTCGGCCACCGATACGAAGGGCCGCATCTGGTGGGACAAGCAATAA